From the genome of Pelobates fuscus isolate aPelFus1 chromosome 6, aPelFus1.pri, whole genome shotgun sequence, one region includes:
- the EPOP gene encoding elongin BC and Polycomb repressive complex 2-associated protein, giving the protein MEPPAGYQEIAGTRLGYLRVGGRQLFALAQVLSGPLRGVPRGRVCRRMERLQIQSRRCDLRELRALKALRSVPSRAVQCCLITLEDLHILCSSWGPQVLSSATSDLHDENSEEANDKDCVSPRMRATFPQGLSNLFAGAPHSPVTSVGYSSNSDSNLEQTCSSDAESDSSGASGEYRPRVRTESNRHIRTRSREAEFVPFTISEPEWPPRLQSPEPDPVEQNTKVEEKVETPKEPEVEEKPPEEEPPSEDVDRDVQTPVPETRTQQFDRLVRKSKLWCYARGFRTDIRDLLPLVASRPKGSTGRRKAGKAGSKVGQRSKKSQGGKESGAHPKRVNNTPQPSVRPPFSFLGNFPAPPSLMVGEDGDLCPAYSLKAKNPKMVPTAHPLWGWHPGGSAIPVPPSLKFRSYPLDIFE; this is encoded by the coding sequence ATGGAACCTCCAGCTGGATACCAGGAGATCGCGGGGACCAGGCTGGGTTACCTCCGAGTGGGAGGAAGGCAGCTCTTTGCTCTGGCTCAGGTACTCAGCGGTCCCTTGCGCGGGGTTCCGCGGGGGCGTGTCTGTCGGCGGATGGAGAGGCTTCAGATACAGAGCAGACGGTGTGACCTTCGGGAACTTCGGGCCCTTAAAGCTCTAAGGTCGGTCCCCAGCCGAGCCGTTCAGTGCTGCCTCATAACCCTAGAAGATCTGCACATTCTCTGCTCCTCATGGGGCCCCCAGGTCCTCTCCTCTGCCACCAGCGACCTGCATGATGAAAATTCTGAGGAGGCCAATGACAAGGACTGTGTGTCCCCCAGGATGAGAGCCACTTTCCCTCAGGGCTTATCCAATCTGTTTGCTGGGGCCCCTCACAGCCCCGTCACTTCGGTGGGCTACTCCAGCAATTCGGATTCAAACCTGGAGCAGACTTGTTCTTCTGACGCGGAGTCAGATAGCAGTGGGGCGTCAGGGGAATACCGCCCCAGGGTGAGAACGGAGAGCAATAGGCACATTAGAACGCGGAGCCGGGAAGCGGAGTTTGTTCCATTCACGATCAGTGAGCCAGAGTGGCCACCCAGGCTCCAGAGTCCAGAACCGGACCCTGTAGAACAGAACACTAAGGTGGAGGAGAAGGTAGAGACTCCAAAGGAGCCTGAAGTAGAGGAGAAGCCCCCAGAAGAAGAACCACCTTCAGAGGATGTGGACAGGGATGTACAAACGCCGGTCCCCGAGACCAGAACTCAGCAGTTTGATAGGCTGGTCAGGAAGTCCAAACTCTGGTGCTATGCCCGGGGGTTCAGGACAGATATCCGTGACCTCCTCCCACTGGTCGCCAGTAGACCTAAGGGGTCAACAGGCCGTAGGAAAGCAGGAAAGGCTGGTTCTAAAGTGGGGCAAAGATCCAAGAAATCGCAGGGTGGAAAAGAATCTGGAGCTCATCCCAAAAGGGTCAACAACACCCCACAACCCTCTGTCCGACCCCCTTTCAGCTTTCTGGGGAACTTCCCTGCACCTCCTTCCTTGATGGTGGGAGAAGATGGAGACCTATGCCCCGCTTATTCTTTGAAGGCCAAGAATCCAAAAATGGTGCCCACAGCTCACCCCCTGTGGGGTTGGCATCCTGGAGGAAGTGCTATACCTGTACCTCCAAGTCTAAAATTTAGATCCTACCCCTTGGATATTTTTGAGTAA